In one window of Armatimonadota bacterium DNA:
- a CDS encoding cytochrome c biogenesis protein CcdA: MTEFVTETLPRIIADLSALAYVLVFLGGVLTSIGPCNMAMVPVIIGYVGGQQDLSRARGFWLSGCFTLGSSVTFMLLGIVAATVGGLFGTESAILHWLVALVCFAIGLSLLGAVKLNFDFLTRLQPKRVAMTGLLGAFALGLVVGLAGSQCGTPVLVAILGIAMAKGKLAYGASLLFAYGLGRGVPIVLAGTFTGLVKALPVMERWTRWMEKAAGVVLIAVGLYFLWLA; encoded by the coding sequence GTGACCGAGTTCGTCACCGAGACGCTGCCGCGCATTATTGCGGATCTCTCTGCGCTCGCCTACGTGCTGGTGTTTCTCGGTGGTGTCCTGACGAGCATCGGGCCGTGCAACATGGCGATGGTGCCGGTGATCATCGGCTACGTCGGCGGGCAGCAAGATCTCAGTCGCGCGCGGGGCTTCTGGCTCTCCGGCTGCTTCACCCTCGGCAGTTCGGTGACGTTCATGCTGCTGGGAATCGTCGCGGCGACGGTGGGCGGGCTGTTCGGGACGGAGAGCGCGATTCTGCACTGGCTGGTGGCGCTGGTCTGCTTCGCGATCGGGTTGAGCCTGCTCGGCGCGGTCAAGCTCAACTTCGATTTCCTGACGCGGCTGCAGCCGAAGCGAGTCGCGATGACCGGCTTGCTGGGGGCGTTCGCGCTCGGCCTCGTGGTCGGGCTGGCGGGGTCGCAGTGCGGAACGCCGGTGCTGGTCGCGATCCTCGGCATCGCGATGGCGAAAGGGAAACTCGCCTACGGCGCATCGCTGCTCTTCGCCTACGGCCTGGGGCGCGGCGTGCCGATCGTCCTCGCCGGAACCTTCACCGGTCTAGTCAAGGCGCTGCCCGTGATGGAGCGCTGGACGCGGTGGATGGAGAAAGCGGCCGGGGTCGTGCTGATTGCCGTCGGGCTGTACTTCCTGTGGCTGGCGTGA